A genomic window from Cucumis melo cultivar AY chromosome 8, USDA_Cmelo_AY_1.0, whole genome shotgun sequence includes:
- the LOC103500906 gene encoding probable small nuclear ribonucleoprotein G isoform X2, protein MSRSGQPPDLKKYMDKKLQIKLNANRLVIGTLRGFDQFMNLVVDNTVEVNGNEKTDIGMVIRGNSVVTVEALEPVNRMQ, encoded by the exons ATGAGTAGGTCAGGACAGCCTCCGGATCTCAAAAA ATATATGGACAAAAAGCTTCAGA TAAAACTCAATGCTAATCGCTTGGTAATTGGAACTCTTCGAGGCTTTGACCAATTTATGAATCTAGTGGTTGACAACACAGTGGAAGTGAATGGCAACGAGAAAACTGATATTGGCATG GTGATTAGAGGAAATAGTGTGGTCACTGTTGAAGCACTTGAACCTGTAAACAGGATGCAGTGA
- the LOC103500906 gene encoding probable small nuclear ribonucleoprotein G isoform X1 produces MSRSGQPPDLKKYMDKKLQIKLNANRLVIGTLRGFDQFMNLVVDNTVEVNGNEKTDIGMVVIRGNSVVTVEALEPVNRMQ; encoded by the exons ATGAGTAGGTCAGGACAGCCTCCGGATCTCAAAAA ATATATGGACAAAAAGCTTCAGA TAAAACTCAATGCTAATCGCTTGGTAATTGGAACTCTTCGAGGCTTTGACCAATTTATGAATCTAGTGGTTGACAACACAGTGGAAGTGAATGGCAACGAGAAAACTGATATTGGCATGGTG GTGATTAGAGGAAATAGTGTGGTCACTGTTGAAGCACTTGAACCTGTAAACAGGATGCAGTGA
- the LOC103500905 gene encoding putative pentatricopeptide repeat-containing protein At3g11460, mitochondrial, with product MKNHRKSKSMNALSTPWNTQLRELAKRCQFLQALSLYPQMLRHGDRPNAFTFPFALKSCAALSHPILGGQFHGQIIKVGCIFEPFVQTGLISMYCKGSLVENARKVFDENFHSRKLTVCYNALISGYASNSKCSDAVLLFRQMNEEGIPVNSVTLLGLIPACVSPINLELGSSLHCSTLKYGFDSEVSVVNCFITMYMKCGSVNYAQKLFDEMPVKGLISWNAMVSGYAQNGLATNVLELYRNMDMNGVRPDPITLVGVLSSCANLGAQSVGHAVEFKIQASGFTNNPFLNNALINMYARCGNLTKAQSVFDGMPERTLVSWTAIIGGYGMHGHGEIAVQLFKEMIRSGIEPDGTAFVCVLSACSHAGLTDQGLEYFKMMKRNYRLEPGQEHYSCMVDLLGRAGRLKEAQNLIESMPIKPDGAVWGALLGACKIHKNVELAELAFERVIEHEPENIGYYVLLSNIYSDANNSKGVLRIRIMMKEKKLKKDPGCSYVELKGRVHPFIVGDRNHPQSDEIYRVLEELEAIIMQEFGKPKKDNREESNKDFFTGVGVHSEKLAVAFGLLNTTTGAEVVIIKNLRICEDCHLFFKMVSKIADRQLTVRDATRFHHFRNGSCSCKDYW from the coding sequence ATGAAAAATCATCGCAAATCAAAATCTATGAACGCTCTCTCAACGCCATGGAACACTCAGCTCAGAGAATTAGCAAAACGATGCCAATTTCTTCAAGCTCTAAGTCTCTATCCCCAAATGCTTCGCCATGGTGATCGCCCCAATGCTTTCACTTTCCCGTTTGCTCTCAAATCCTGCGCGGCCCTCTCACACCCCATACTCGGTGGTCAATTCCATGGTCAAATTATCAAAGTTGGGTGTATATTTGAACCTTTTGTGCAAACTGGTTTGATTTCTATGTATTGTAAAGGATCTTTGGTCGAGAATGCCCGTAAAGTGTTCGATGAGAATTTCCACTCCAGAAAGCTTACTGTTTGCTACAATGCCTTGATTTCCGGCTATGCTTCGAATTCAAAATGTTCTGACGCGGTTCTTTTGTTTCGCCAAATGAATGAGGAGGGTATCCCTGTTAATTCAGTTACTTTGCTGGGTTTGATTCCAGCTTGTGTATCTCCGATTAATTTGGAGCTTGGATCGTCTCTACATTGCTCCACATTGAAATATGGATTTGATTCAGAAGTCTCTGTTGTTAATTGCTTCATTACTATGTACATGAAATGTGGCTCGGTTAATTATGCACAGAAgctgtttgatgaaatgcctgTGAAGGGTCTGATTTCTTGGAACGCTATGGTTTCTGGGTACGCACAAAATGGGCTGGCAACTAATGTTTTGGAGCTCTATCGTAACATGGATATGAATGGGGTTCGCCCAGATCCTATAACTCTTGTTGGGGTTTTATCATCTTGCGCTAACCTTGGAGCTCAGAGCGTTGGCCATGCGGTAGAATTTAAGATCCAAGCAAGTGGGTTTACCAATAATCCATTTCTGAATAATGCTTTGATCAATATGTACGCAAGGTGTGGCAATTTGACAAAAGCACAATCCGTGTTTGATGGAATGCCTGAGAGAACATTAGTTTCCTGGACAGCAATTATAGGTGGCTATGGAATGCATGGACATGGAGAAATTGCAGTGCAGCTTTTCAAAGAGATGATAAGGAGTGGCATTGAACCTGATGGAACTGCATTTGTGTGTGTCTTGTCTGCCTGTAGCCATGCAGGGCTCACTGATCAGGGCTTGGAATACTTCAAAATGATGAAGAGAAACTATCGATTGGAACCAGGTCAAGAACATTATTCATGTATGGTGGATCTTCTGGGGCGAGCAGGGCGGCTTAAAGAAGCTCAAAATCTAATTGAATCCATGCCAATAAAGCCTGACGGTGCCGTCTGGGGAGCTCTTCTAGGTGCTTGTAAAATCCACAAGAATGTTGAGTTAGCAGAGTTGGCTTTTGAACGTGTGATCGAACATGAACCAGAAAACATAGGATACtacgttttattatcaaacatTTACTCTGATGCCAATAATTCAAAAGGGGTTTTGAGGATTCGGATTATGATGAAGGAGAAGAAGCTGAAGAAGGATCCTGGATGTAGCTATGTTGAATTGAAAGGCAGAGTTCACCCATTTATAGTTGGGGATAGAAACCATCCTCAGTCTGATGAGATATACAGAGTTTTGGAAGAGTTAGAAGCGATAATAATGCAGGAATTTGGAAAGCCTAAGAAGGACAATAGAGAAGAAAGCAACAAAGATTTTTTTACTGGTGTTGGAGTTCACAGCGAAAAATTGGCTGTTGCCTTTGGACTCCTGAATACTACGACTGGGGCTGAAGTTGTTATTATAAAGAATCTTAGGATATGTGAAGATTGTCACTTGTTTTTCAAGATGGTTAGTAAAATTGCCGATCGCCAATTAACTGTTAGAGATGCTACTCGGTTCCATCATTTTAGAAATGGGAGCTGTTCTTGTAAAGATTATTGGTAG